The Hippopotamus amphibius kiboko isolate mHipAmp2 chromosome 3, mHipAmp2.hap2, whole genome shotgun sequence genomic interval aaatcacctggAATTGTTTTTGAATATTATATAAGGTAGGATCAAGGCACATGTTTCCCCCATACAGATATGTGGTTGACCCAGCACTGTATTTTGAAGACTAATCTTTATTCATTGCAATGCAGCGTTACCTCTGTCATAAATCACGTGACTgaatgtgtgggtctgtttctggactcttctGGTTTTGATCACTTTATCTGTTCTTATaacacactgtcttaattactgtagctttatcaTAGATCTTAATATCTGGTGGTAGTCATTTCTCCATTATGTTGTTCTTCAATATTGCCTTGGTTTTTCTTGACCCTTTGTATTtgcacatgaattttagaataagcctttcaatttgggggaaaactttctttggttttaattgggattgcattgaatttatagatgagTTTGTGGAGAATTACCATCTTTACAATATTTAATCTTTCAGTTCATGAACATGATGTGTTTCTCCATTTACTTAGCTTTCTCTCTCAGtagattttgtagttttcaagatCTTTCATGTTTTTCATTAGATTTGTTTCTGGGTCTTTGAGGTTTTTTGGTGCTACAATAAATTGCATCTTTTTAAAGATACTGGGTTTTTTGTTCCTGGTATATGGAAATAATatggattgttttttaaatttcttttgtatattgaccttgtatcaaGTGATCTTGCTAATAAATTCACCTATTCTAATAgagtcttttgatttcttcatattTCTCTTGATGTTGAATTCTCTTTGAAATAGCTTCAGACTTTTTTGGTGTTATGGAAAGAGCTAATGTTATCAGATATTTAAAGACCAGCTATGATTTTTCCCTCTATCTTTGTGGGTTGCTCAAAGCTGCTGAGGAATAGATACATCTTACTTTATAATGCGCAGCTAAACTTattactacttttgtcttacATTATAAAAGACCAGATAATGACTAGCAAAAGTagtttctttgtatattctacCATAATTTCTGCGCCATTCTCTTATATACTGTTAGCATAAACTTGGCATAAAGCTTTTCTCTTACCTTAATGAAAGATAAAGCATCTTAATTATGTAAATATGACAGTGTTACtcagaaatatttactgttttatcTTTAGGAATCCTTTCAAGTCATCCCAAATATGGTTCCATCCCTAAACTTATATGTAAGTATGAACAATACTAGTTCTCTTAGCTTTTTTACCTAAGTAAAATAACTagtttttatcaaatgttttgtCTTACTAATAACAGTTATTTGGTTATTCGTTTTGGCAAATCATTTTGTTTAAGCTTTTCAGTAAACGGACTACTTGGGCATTTTATTGTGAGCATTAAAAATCATGAGTTACTTGAAAgagagttttttttctctttttataatgtaatataaCTATTAATTTTAAGCTATTTTATAAAGATATAATATTTGAAAGTAAGTTCTCTTGGTCTTTGAGAAAAGAAAGTTGTCCAGCTGTTCTGATTAATCAAAatgaagtgtattttaaaattaagcataatttaaaaaaaaaaatctttaatttacAATTAGTAAATAAACATAACTTACATTTATAAGCATAGcttctttacattttattatatggTTAATAGAAAAAGATACTAAGTTGCCCTGAAAAAGAGTACCGGGTATAAGGAACACCTatgtaaatctaaaaaaatggtactgatgaacccagtgacagggcaagaataaagatgcagatgcagatgtagagaatgtacttgaggacacgaggtagaggaggggaagctgggacaaagtgagagaatagcactgacatatatacactaccaatgtaaaacagatggccaatgggaagctgttgcataacaaagggagatcaactcggtgattggtgatgacctagaggggaggatagggagggtgggaggaggcttatgaaggaggagatatggggatatatgtataaatacagctgattgactttgttgtacagcagaaacgggcacaacagtgtaaaacaattatactccaataaagatctggaggGAAAAAGCATGATTTTTAGGAAAACCTCTTTAATATACATTTAGTAAATGAACATAACTTACATTTATAAGCATAGCTTCTTTACCTTTTATAATATGGTTAATAGAAAAGATACTAAATTATCCAGAAGAAGAGTACCAGAGGCTTTTTATGAATCTTTCCAGGCTAGTCTCGCTTTTGTATTGGAAAGATACAACAAATAGCCATATTTAGGTAGCACTTCataattcattattattttaatggatttattgcacctgatttaaaaaataatcttatgAAATTAGCTGGGCAAATGGTGTGATTCCCATTTTATAAGAAATGAAATGGCCTAAACCCCTGTGACTAGGCTAGAACTGTGTTGATTCCTCATTACATTATACCATTACCACATTTTTCCTATCTATATTAATAAAGTAATTAGTAAAGTAGAATTTATCTTATATCAGCTTTAACTTATTTTTGTGAAAGTGAGTTATATCCACCAAATCTTTCTGTGAACTCTGAATATGATTTAATGTGGTATTTTTACCATTATTTCAGGAAATCTCAGTTTTTCCACACCAGACATATTTagaaccacatttttaaaaatgttcttttagaaaagatttttgtttAAGGAGGCACATTGAGTtacactttttgtttatttttactaaaagttGCTTGCATCATGGGATACTTTGCCGGAAAGCTTTCCTATGTGAAAACTTGCCAAGAGAAGTTCAAAAATCTTGAGAATTCCCCTCTTGGAGAAGCTTTACGATCAGGACAGGCACGACGCTCTTCACCAACTGGGTAGGCcattcagatctttattgaaggTTTTCCCTTTTAGCTAAAAAATTGTAACTAGATATTGCTGTAATTGAGGGCATGAAACATTACCTAACTGAAGGGCCATTTGAAACTTGCCATTTTGTTGCAAGCTAAagctgattttgtttttaaaagtagaacagatttgtttacttttgttttaaataacgAGTTGCATCCTATTGGGAGTTCATGTCCCAGAATGAGAGATTTTAATTTGGCAAACAGGTTTGGTTACTATactctgacttctttttttttttgaattcctaAATATTATTAATGCCATCTCTTGACAGGTTTCAACTTTGTAATTCTTCTGTTGTTTAAAATTGTAGGGAAGTTGTATAAGTATAGATAAATGAATCTGTCTGTGTTGATgggtagataaataaataataatgtgatTGATTAAGTTGATTTGGTAGATATATTGTCATGTCATAAATGGCAAGCAGCATAAACCCCATGAGAGCTAGCATTATTTACATCTACTTCAGCAAATTAATGTTTATAAGGACTGCTACCTGTGGAAGTAACTTCCCAGTTAATGTgggaaatagacatttttcctgaTCTGAAGTACTTTTTGTTTCCAAGAActttaaacacattaaaatgatctcTAAAGCCTAATAATTAGAAAATTGGATatacattttctcttctgtatatTAAGAGTGACAATTTTTAAGTTGTATAAGTGGATCAGAacatatttttagtgtttttgtgGCAGAAAGAgactttattttactgttttaaataacTGTGTTAAAATTATATGATTCCTttagaaaataactatttttcgTACCTTAACACTTAAATAAGATataaggggatatggggatgtatgtataaatactgcggagtcactttgttgtacagcagaaactggcacagcagtgtaaagcaattatattccaataaagagcttaaaaataaataaataaaataaggtttAGGCAATGACCCATGTTTCTTATACAACATGAGTTTCTTTTACAGGCACTATTCTCAGAAGTCAAAATATGACTCAAATGTGAGTGGTCATTCATCTTTTGTGACATCCCCAGCAGCAGACAATGCAGAAAAAGAGATGCTTCCTCATTATGAGCCAATTCCATTCAGTGCTTCTATGAGTGAATCTACTCCCACTGGTATTACTGATCATATTGCCCAAGGTAGAAACTTCTCTTGAAATGAATTTCAGCATTTTATGGTCCAACGTATGTATAAACTTTATTTGATGACCTTTTTTTGCTGGATATCACCTGTATGTTCCACCATCAGCCTAAACTCAgcatgtttgtttgctcttttgttcATTTGAATTCATTCTTCATTTGTTCAACGTTTTTTGAGGTCCATTAGGTATCAGCCACTCTGCTAGATAtggaaataaagatgaataagacctGGTTCTTAGCCCTGAGAAACTCTCTTGCCTGGTAGAAGATACAGAAGTATAAGGATAAATCATTAATATGTTCCGTTAATTGAAAATACTAACCATGTTTAGTGAAATAGCAAAGAAGAAATGATAGATCGTGCCTCAGAGAGGCTTTAAAAAGGTTACATTTGTTAGTGTGGTCTTAAAGGCAACCTTAGCTTCTTGGTAttgtgagaaaaataataattacctgCTTTACAGAACTGTTGTCAAGTGAGAAAATccatgtgaaagtgctttgtgaaGTTTGTGTAAATACTAGTTTTGAAGATCACATAATGTAAGTGAAACAACATCAATTTTGGATTAAGGCCTGATATGAATCATTGACATttgctagctatgtgactttaggcaaataaCTGTAATTTGTGATCCCTTCAGTTTCTTGATCTCTTgaatggagatgataatacctTTCTTAAAGAAGTTTGGGAATGAGATGAAATACAGTAATCAGAGTTAATGCCTGGAAAGTAATAGGctctcaacaaatgttagctagcttgcttgcttgcttccttccttgctttttttcttcagtcTAATTTGCAgtgaaagatgaaaacaaagtACAGGTTTACAGTTCCTTACCTAAAATCcaaaatgctctttaaaaaaccaggtttttaaataattaaattagtgATAAAAATATGACCTGAACTCTTTTTAAACCCTGACCTAAACTGATGTAACTCTATTGATAATCTTTAtcttaatatgatttttttctagattttattgTAGAAATACTGTTTGCTTATTCATTGCTACTTCAGTGGTCGTTAAGTAATAAGGGATATATACGGTAATGTTTTTCTGAaatctgagaaactgaattttgaaGCATTTATGACTCTGAGAGTTTGCAGAAGGAATTGTGGACTTCATAGAGTATTTGAAAACGTATGCTTTGCAATAAGTACAATAAGCCAATAACTGTGGGGAACTAACAAGGTTAAAGGAACATTTGGatcttcatctctttttttttattttattttatttttttggggggggtacatcaggttcaatcatctgttcgtCTCTTTTTAAGACAGTAGAGATTTGAATCTATATGTAGAttaaaaggagggaggggatatagtgGAAAGAGAGGCACTAGTTATAGGTCACATAAGGTTCCAAATGATGCAGAAAGGGTTCTAGGTAGGGTATAAAGTAGCCATTAGCTTTATGTGgctgtttaaattaattaaaattaaatcaaattgaaaattcagttccttagttgCTTTGGCAGCATTTCAATTGCTCAGTAGCCATATGTGCTAATGGCTACTGGGTTGGACtgtgcagatatagaacattctCATCATTATAGAAAATTGTATTGGACAGTGCTGATTTAGAGCAAGAGTCAGAGTTGGGGAGGAGCGTATTAACTTTGTGGAAGGGACAGGAGAAAATGGAAGTTAagataattaaagaaattaagtgGATGAAAGTTGATAGTCTCTTaatcctcaacttttttttttcctgaatggtTGCAAACAAAAGACATCTGATTAGTCAGAAAGGGAAGGAGGTAGGCAGCTTAGGAGAGAatgattatcattattttatctcCACAGTCAGCTAGTTTCCTTGTCCCTCACTGCCTCTCCCATTTCCCCAGTCTCTCAAGTTCAAATCTATTCTACTATTCTAGCCATGCACCGACTGTTCCCCTGCTATGTTTTGCATCCTTCTTTGCATTTGCATTAGAAAATTTCATTCCATATTATGTAATTTCTTTGCCAAACgaaaacagagaaaaagtccATAGACTACAGCAAGGcccaaattttaatatattttaagtccTCTACTGGAGCCATCCATTTGTCCATGCTCTGCTGTTCTGAACCCCCTTCTCTAAATTAAGATTGCCACTCTTAGTTCCCCGCATGGGAACACAGTGGCCTCCTTTGCTTTGTCCCAGCTGCAGTCCTCCCTTACCAGGACATCCTCCCTTTTTGTTGAAGTCCTACTTGTCCTCTGCTTTCTCTTACCAGGAATTGAAAGAGTTATTAATCTTTCAAAGTAGAAAGcattctttcatagttgttacgAGACTTGTTATAGATAATTAGATTTAAATCAatgcttttttacattttcctgttCCTTCCAGCTCTTTACAGTAAGTCCTGCTCCCTACACAATGCAAGATATTTTCATTTGGCTTTTATAAGTGGAAAAAATTTCCCTAATTTTTTgtctgatttatgtttttattatttgtcacAGAATTTCAGAACAacgaaatatttttcttttcactgagaAAAAGTATTAGATCTGGAAGGAACTTTAGTGATAAATCATCTAGTTCAAACTTTAATATTTCACAACTGAGAAAACCAAGACTCAAAGAAGCTtagtgatttgcccaaggacaTTCATTAAATGTCAGCAGAGTGGCAATAAGAACCTGGAATTTCTAACTACTAATCTAGTATATACTGTGttgttcagaatttaaaaaatttcatttatgttGAAAAGAAATGAGTTTAATAATTACTTATTACTAATGAAATGCAAAGTGCTTTTAAACCCCATGTagagtttaatatttttcttttttagcaagaAAAATTTGGTTTTCAGCCATGCTGTATAATATTAGAACtaattagaaatttaaatctTCTGTGCTTTGTATCAGTGCAAATATACTTTGtagcaaaagaaaagattgtAGTTGAATACATTCAGTGTGTAGTTATATTGCTTTGAAAATTGTGATTATTCACTGGGACCTTACCGTTGAGTTCCAAAATGGTACCACTTAacaaaaactgttttttaaaaaattattttaattcgtatggttatattattaaaatatatgccCAATTTCTATGTCTCattaaaaacttctgaaaaatattacttttggAGTGGTTTGTTAGATTTTGTAGGTTAAGTAGTTCACTGAATGTTACATTAGCATTAGttaatttctctaaaaatgtttatatgGCCTTTCTTGCTGACTGTACATTTTATAAACTACATTCAGTACTTGGTCCTGTCAGCTAGTATTAAGGATaaccatttccttatttttatatcaGTGTTTGACTCTTTGATAATATATATTCGTATTTTGACTTTGTTGGGAGAGAAAGAGTAAATGCTGGTTCTCCAGGTAAAAGTTACCACTTTTTTCTGCTTCAGTATTGCATCCATTAGACCTGAATGACAGTGATGCATACTATGATTAAAAGCTATGTAATACTTTTCAGTAGCtattttcaagtgtttttatttaaatattaagagagtaagataaatattttttatttgaataattagAGTTGTTTGCTTATATAGATCTGGGTACAGGAACATTTAACTATGGAAATATTACTCAACAAAATCTATACTATGACAAGTTTTGTTTGTCAGTAGTAGAATGTATTTCTCTTAACTTCCCAGCTTAAAACACTAGCTGGTGAGTGAATTGTGCTGGTTTATATTATATCTATTCTTCTTCTGGCCATGGttagttttaaactttttttttatattttaaattttagaaataaaagcttGAAAGTGTAAGAGGAGGTAGATTTCAGTGTTATAATTACTTTGGGGAAAATACAGTACCTCTGGAATGCTGGTAATAATTTGATCcttcattttacctttttattttattttatttttttaggtaagGAGCATTTGTAAAATTTAGTTGCTTTTGGATTTATTCAGATCCTTTTATCACCATTTATTGACTGTTTGTTGTTTTAGGACCTGATCCCAACATTGAAGAAagtcctaaaagaaaaaatataacatatgAGGAATTAAGGAATAAGAACAGAGAGTCATATGAAGTTACTTTAACACATAAGACTGACCCCTCAGTCAGGCCTATGCAGGAAAGAATGCCAAAAAAAGAAGGTATGGTAGTCTAGTCTGAATCACTTTACGATTTAGGGCTGGAAACTGCAGCATTAGTTAAAAACTTTAATTATACTAATACGTGTGATTTAATGCCTCAAGCAATTaaccaaaataacattttttagagAATAGCTACTTAACAGTTATcagttcttccttttttaaagtgtTCCAAAGGCCGTTTTGTGTTAGAAAATAATGAAGCCCAGTAGTAGTATAACTTAAGACAGTGAGACTGGTTTTGTAATACAGTGTAGAAGTTATATAAACATTTGACTATTGTCCCTTATGAGAAGCCAGCTTGGGAGttgatgtcattttttaaatgatgcatcTATTGCATAAAACCAGATCTTGTGCCCTAGGATTGATTATTGGGCTGTAATGTCTCTTGTGGCAGAACCACAGAATCCTGATTGAgtaataaaatgattttcttacATATCTATGAAATTGAGATAGAGTTATATCCCTTACAAACCAGCTTTTAGGGATTTCCAAAAAATGagtctggcttttttttaaacagtacttTTACTCTGTAATTAATTACATACAGAGTTTTAAAATCATG includes:
- the OCIAD1 gene encoding OCIA domain-containing protein 1 isoform X3, giving the protein MNGRADFREPNAEVPRPIPHIGADYIPTEEERRVFAECNDESFWFRSVPLAATSMLITQGLISKGILSSHPKYGSIPKLIFACIMGYFAGKLSYVKTCQEKFKNLENSPLGEALRSGQARRSSPTGHYSQKSKYDSNVSGHSSFVTSPAADNAEKEMLPHYEPIPFSASMSESTPTGITDHIAQVKVNKYGDTWDE
- the OCIAD1 gene encoding OCIA domain-containing protein 1 isoform X4, translating into MNGRADFREPNAEVPRPIPHIGADYIPTEEERRVFAECNDESFWFRSVPLAATSMLITQGLISKGILSSHPKYGSIPKLIFACIMGYFAGKLSYVKTCQEKFKNLENSPLGEALRSGQARRSSPTGHYSQKSKYDSNVSGHSSFVTSPAADNAEKEMLPHYEPIPFSASMSESTPTGITDHIAQGRNFS
- the OCIAD1 gene encoding OCIA domain-containing protein 1 isoform X1 — encoded protein: MNGRADFREPNAEVPRPIPHIGADYIPTEEERRVFAECNDESFWFRSVPLAATSMLITQGLISKGILSSHPKYGSIPKLIFACIMGYFAGKLSYVKTCQEKFKNLENSPLGEALRSGQARRSSPTGHYSQKSKYDSNVSGHSSFVTSPAADNAEKEMLPHYEPIPFSASMSESTPTGITDHIAQGPDPNIEESPKRKNITYEELRNKNRESYEVTLTHKTDPSVRPMQERMPKKEVKVNKYGDTWDE
- the OCIAD1 gene encoding OCIA domain-containing protein 1 isoform X2 yields the protein MMKASGSDMKKLRFRDVKGVIWCSTAGKQWCLDFKPAVPLAATSMLITQGLISKGILSSHPKYGSIPKLIFACIMGYFAGKLSYVKTCQEKFKNLENSPLGEALRSGQARRSSPTGHYSQKSKYDSNVSGHSSFVTSPAADNAEKEMLPHYEPIPFSASMSESTPTGITDHIAQGPDPNIEESPKRKNITYEELRNKNRESYEVTLTHKTDPSVRPMQERMPKKEVKVNKYGDTWDE